A genomic region of Anas acuta chromosome 1, bAnaAcu1.1, whole genome shotgun sequence contains the following coding sequences:
- the CBLL1 gene encoding E3 ubiquitin-protein ligase Hakai isoform X4, which produces MDNDLQGTNSSGSLGGLDVRRRIPIKLISKQTNKAKPAPRAPRNMNRMPSKTQAGDEEEFDYNEEERYECKGGEMFGNQRRFPGPIFWDYKINLLGEKDDTPVHFCDKCGLPIKTYGRMIPCKHVFCYDCAILHEKKGDKMCPGCNEPVQRIEQCVRGSLFMCSIVQGCKRTYLSQRDLQAHINHRHMRAGKPVTRPPLEPVHPPIAPPPAEIPERFIMPPEKHHMSHIPPKQHIMMPPPPLQHVPHEHYNQPHEDIRAPPAEMAMAPPPPRPVSQDTFRISTRKHSNLITVPIQDDSSSGAREPPPPAPAPAHHHPEYQGQPVVTHPHHIMPPQQHYAPPPPPPPPISHPLQHPPQAAGTPHMVYSQAPPPPMTSAPPPITPPPGHIIAQMPPYMNHPPPGPPPPQHGGPPVNVSAPPPHHYNPNSLPQFSEDQGTLSPPFTQPGGMSPGIWPAPRGPPPPPRMQGPPAQAPLPGPHHPDQARYRPYYQ; this is translated from the exons atgg ACAATGATTTGCAAGGAACAAATAGTTCAGGATCATTGGGTGGTCTTGATGTTCGTAGAAGAATCCCTATAAAACTGATCTCAAAGCAGACCAATAAAGCCAAACCCGCACCTCGGGCTCCCAGAAATATGAACAGGATGCCTTCCAAGACCCAAGCTGGTGATGAAG AAGAATTTGATTATAACGAAGAGGAGCGGTACGAATGCAAAGGAGGTGAAATGTTTGGAAATCAGAGGAGGTTCCCTGGACCCATTTTCTGGGACTATAAG ATAAACTTGCTGGGGGAGAAGGACGATACGCCCGTCCACTTCTGCGATAAGTGTGGATTGCCCATCAAAACCTACGGGCGCATG atacCTTGCAAGCATGTTTTCTGCTATGACTGTGCTATACTACATGAGAAAAAGGGAGACAAGATGTGTCCGGG ctgtAACGAACCTGTGCAGCGCATCGAGCAGTGCGTACGAGGGTCTCTCTTCATGTGTAGCATTGTCCAAGGGTGCAAGAGAACTTACCTGTCACAGAGGGACCTACAAGCTCACATCAACCACCGCCATATGAGGGCCGGAAAGCCCGTTACTCGCCCTCCGCTTGAGCCCGTTCACCCTCCGATTGCCCCGCCACCTGCTGAAATTCCTGAGCGCTTCATAATGCCGCCTGAGAAACACCACATGAGCCACATCCCGCCGAAGCAGCACATCATGATGCCCCCGCCTCCTCTGCAGCACGTGCCCCACGAGCATTACAACCAGCCCCACGAAGACATCCGTGCTCCTCCGGCGGAGATGGCCAtggctccgccgccgcctcgcccgGTCAGTCAGGACACCTTCCGCATCTCCACCAGGAAACACAGCAACCTGATAACTGTTCCCATTCAGGATGATTCCAGTTCGGGGGCTCGAGAACCACCTCCGCCGGCCCCGGCACCCGCTCACCATCACCCCGAGTACCAGGGGCAGCCCGTGGTAACGCACCCTCACCACATCATGCCTCCGCAGCAGCATTACGCGCCGCCCCCCCCACCGCCTCCTCCGATAAGCCACCCTTTGCAGCATCCCCCCCAGGCAGCGGGCACTCCTCACATGGTGTACAGCCAAGCTCCTCCGCCGCCAATgacctctgctcctcctcccatCACCCCGCCGCCTGGACATATAATTGCCCAGATGCCACCCTACATGAATCATCCTCCTCCGGGacctccccctcctcagcacGGAGGCCCCCCCGTAAACGTAAgcgcgccccctccccaccactaCAACCCTAACTCTTTGCCACAGTTCAGTGAAGACCAAGGAACTCTTAGCCCCCCCTTCACGCAGCCAGGGGGGATGAGTCCAGGGATTTGGCCAGCTCCACGAGGGCCGCCTCCACCGCCGAGAATGCAAGGGCCTCCTGCTCAGGCCCCTCTTCCTGGACCGCACCACCCTGATCAAGCCAGATACAGACCCTATTACCAATGA
- the SLC26A4 gene encoding pendrin isoform X2 — translation MGPFPVVSLMVGSVVLSMAPDENFIIDGSNATGANSTGTVVDTESRDAQRVLIASTLTFLVGILQVIFGVLQIGFIVRYLADPLVGGFTTAAAFQVFVSQLKIVLNVSTKNYNGVLSIIYTLIETFERIGTTNIADLIAGLLTIFICMVVKEINDRFKHKIPIPIPIEVIVTIVATGISYAADLENKYNAGIVKSIPRGFLPPEPPDVSLFSQMIAASFSIAIVAYAIAVSVGKVYATKYDYAIDGNQEFIAFGISNIFSGAFSCFVATTALSRTAVQESTGGKTQVAGIISAGIVLIAIVALGKLLEPLQKSVLAAVVIANLKGMFMQVFDVPRLWRQNKVDAIIWVFTCVASIILGLDLGLLAGLLFGLLTVVLRVQFPSWGGFGNIPGTDIYKKVKDYKNIVEPEGVKILRFSSPIFYANIDGLKSSLKSTVGFDAVKVYNKRLKALRKIQKLIKKGKLKATKNGIISEPGITNEAFETDEEPEDNEDLQVPTKEVEIQVDWNSELPVKVNIPKVPIHSLILDFGAVTFLDIVAVRSIKTIIREFERIDVRVYFASYQDNLISQLERSAFFDDIVRKDIFFLTVHDAVLYIRNQMTCSDSQDPIFEKISLMQESKEPIEFTETTRTDDELDVQEEAMRRLAS, via the exons ATGG GTCCATTCCCTGTAGTCAGTTTGATGGTGGGATCTGTTGTCTTGAGCATGGCCCCCGATGAAAATTTTATCATAGATGGCAGTAATGCTACAGGGGCTAATAGTACTGGGACAGTGGTAGACACGGAATCCAGAGATGCGCAAAGAGTGCTGATTGCTAGCACCCTCACGTTTCTGGTTGGAATTTTACAG GTAATATTTGGAGTCCTTCAGATTGGTTTCATTGTGAGGTACCTTGCAGATCCACTAGTTGGGGGATTCACCactgcagctgcttttcaaGTGTTTGTGTCGCAACTGAAAATCGTCCTAAATGTTTCAACTAAAAACTATAATGGTGTCCTTTCCATAATATAC actctCATTGAAACGTTTGAAAGAATTGGTACCACCAACATTGCAGATCTTATTGCCGGACTCCTCACCATTTTTATCTGCATGgtagttaaagaaataaatgatcGATTCAAACACAAGATTCCTATACCGATACCAATAGAAGTTATTGTG ACAATAGTAGCCACTGGCATTTCATATGCTGCCGActtggaaaacaaatacaatgcAGGCATTGTTAAGAGCATTCCAAGAGG ATTTTTGCCTCCCGAACCTCCAGATGTCAGCCTGTTTTCCCAGATGATAGCAGCCTCCTTTTCCATCGCTATTGTCGCTTATGCTATTGCTGTATCTGTGGGGAAAGTATATGCAACCAAGTATGACTATGCTATCGATGGAAACCAG GAGTTTATTGCCTTTGGGATcagcaacattttttctggtgccttttcttgttttgttgcaACGACTGCTCTTTCACGGACTGCAGTCCAAGAAAGTACTGGTGGAAAGACTCAG GTTGCCGGTATAATCTCAGCCGGGATTGTTTTGATTGCCATTGTTGCCCTGGGGAAATTGCTAGAGCCCTTACAAAAG TCTGTGTTGGCAGCTGTAGTCATAGCTAACTTGAAAGGGATGTTCATGCAAGTGTTTGATGTTCCCCGTCTGTGGAGACAGAATAAAGTGGATGCT ATAATCTGGGTTTTCACATGTGTAGCATCCATCATTCTGGGACTTGATTTGGGATTGCTTGCTGGCCTTTTGTTTGGATTGCTGACAGTTGTGCTGAGAGTTCAGTT TCCTTCATGGGGTGGCTTTGGAAACATTCCAGGCACAGACATATACAAGAAGGTCAAGGACTACAAAAAT ATTGTAGAACCAGAAGGTGTGAAGATCCTCAGGTTTTCAAGTCCAATTTTTTATGCTAACATTGACGGACTGAAAAGTAGCCTCAAATCCACA GTGGGATTCGATGCAGTCAAGGTATATAATAAAAGACTCAAAGCACTAAGGAAGATACAAAAGCTAATCAAGAAGGGGAAATTGAAAGCTACTAAg AATGGCATCATCAGTGAGCCTGGCATAACTAATGAAGCTTTTGAGACTGATGAGGAACCTGAAGACAATGAAGATCTTCAAGTTCCCACCAAAGAAGTAGAGATCCAGGTGGACTGGAATTCAGAGTTGCCAGTCAAAGTAAACATCCCCAAGGTGCCGATCCACAGCCTCATTCTTGATTTTGGAGCAGTAACCTTCTTGGATATTGTAGCTGTGAGATCAATAAAAACG ATAATTAGAGAGTTTGAGAGAATTGATGTGAGAGTATACTTTGCTTCATATCAAG aCAACCTTATATCTCAGCTGGAACGAAGTGCCTTCTTTGATGACATTGTCAGAAAAGACATATTCTTCTTGACTGTCCATGATGCTGTGCTCTACATTAGGAATCAAATGACATGCAGTGACAGCCAGGATCCCATATTTGAGAAG ATTTCACTTATGCAGGAGTCTAAAGAACCTATAGAATTCACAGAAACAACCCGGACTGATGATGAGCTTGATGTTCAGGAAGAG GCTATGCGCAGACTGGCTTCCTGA
- the CBLL1 gene encoding E3 ubiquitin-protein ligase Hakai isoform X1, translating to MAHTDNDLQGTNSSGSLGGLDVRRRIPIKLISKQTNKAKPAPRAPRNMNRMPSKTQAGDEEEFDYNEEERYECKGGEMFGNQRRFPGPIFWDYKINLLGEKDDTPVHFCDKCGLPIKTYGRMIPCKHVFCYDCAILHEKKGDKMCPGCNEPVQRIEQCVRGSLFMCSIVQGCKRTYLSQRDLQAHINHRHMRAGKPVTRPPLEPVHPPIAPPPAEIPERFIMPPEKHHMSHIPPKQHIMMPPPPLQHVPHEHYNQPHEDIRAPPAEMAMAPPPPRPVSQDTFRISTRKHSNLITVPIQDDSSSGAREPPPPAPAPAHHHPEYQGQPVVTHPHHIMPPQQHYAPPPPPPPPISHPLQHPPQAAGTPHMVYSQAPPPPMTSAPPPITPPPGHIIAQMPPYMNHPPPGPPPPQHGGPPVNVSAPPPHHYNPNSLPQFSEDQGTLSPPFTQPGGMSPGIWPAPRGPPPPPRMQGPPAQAPLPGPHHPDQARYRPYYQ from the exons ATGGCCCACACTG ACAATGATTTGCAAGGAACAAATAGTTCAGGATCATTGGGTGGTCTTGATGTTCGTAGAAGAATCCCTATAAAACTGATCTCAAAGCAGACCAATAAAGCCAAACCCGCACCTCGGGCTCCCAGAAATATGAACAGGATGCCTTCCAAGACCCAAGCTGGTGATGAAG AAGAATTTGATTATAACGAAGAGGAGCGGTACGAATGCAAAGGAGGTGAAATGTTTGGAAATCAGAGGAGGTTCCCTGGACCCATTTTCTGGGACTATAAG ATAAACTTGCTGGGGGAGAAGGACGATACGCCCGTCCACTTCTGCGATAAGTGTGGATTGCCCATCAAAACCTACGGGCGCATG atacCTTGCAAGCATGTTTTCTGCTATGACTGTGCTATACTACATGAGAAAAAGGGAGACAAGATGTGTCCGGG ctgtAACGAACCTGTGCAGCGCATCGAGCAGTGCGTACGAGGGTCTCTCTTCATGTGTAGCATTGTCCAAGGGTGCAAGAGAACTTACCTGTCACAGAGGGACCTACAAGCTCACATCAACCACCGCCATATGAGGGCCGGAAAGCCCGTTACTCGCCCTCCGCTTGAGCCCGTTCACCCTCCGATTGCCCCGCCACCTGCTGAAATTCCTGAGCGCTTCATAATGCCGCCTGAGAAACACCACATGAGCCACATCCCGCCGAAGCAGCACATCATGATGCCCCCGCCTCCTCTGCAGCACGTGCCCCACGAGCATTACAACCAGCCCCACGAAGACATCCGTGCTCCTCCGGCGGAGATGGCCAtggctccgccgccgcctcgcccgGTCAGTCAGGACACCTTCCGCATCTCCACCAGGAAACACAGCAACCTGATAACTGTTCCCATTCAGGATGATTCCAGTTCGGGGGCTCGAGAACCACCTCCGCCGGCCCCGGCACCCGCTCACCATCACCCCGAGTACCAGGGGCAGCCCGTGGTAACGCACCCTCACCACATCATGCCTCCGCAGCAGCATTACGCGCCGCCCCCCCCACCGCCTCCTCCGATAAGCCACCCTTTGCAGCATCCCCCCCAGGCAGCGGGCACTCCTCACATGGTGTACAGCCAAGCTCCTCCGCCGCCAATgacctctgctcctcctcccatCACCCCGCCGCCTGGACATATAATTGCCCAGATGCCACCCTACATGAATCATCCTCCTCCGGGacctccccctcctcagcacGGAGGCCCCCCCGTAAACGTAAgcgcgccccctccccaccactaCAACCCTAACTCTTTGCCACAGTTCAGTGAAGACCAAGGAACTCTTAGCCCCCCCTTCACGCAGCCAGGGGGGATGAGTCCAGGGATTTGGCCAGCTCCACGAGGGCCGCCTCCACCGCCGAGAATGCAAGGGCCTCCTGCTCAGGCCCCTCTTCCTGGACCGCACCACCCTGATCAAGCCAGATACAGACCCTATTACCAATGA
- the CBLL1 gene encoding E3 ubiquitin-protein ligase Hakai isoform X2 — MAHTDNDLQGTNSSGSLGGLDVRRRIPIKLISKQTNKAKPAPRAPRNMNRMPSKTQAGDEEFDYNEEERYECKGGEMFGNQRRFPGPIFWDYKINLLGEKDDTPVHFCDKCGLPIKTYGRMIPCKHVFCYDCAILHEKKGDKMCPGCNEPVQRIEQCVRGSLFMCSIVQGCKRTYLSQRDLQAHINHRHMRAGKPVTRPPLEPVHPPIAPPPAEIPERFIMPPEKHHMSHIPPKQHIMMPPPPLQHVPHEHYNQPHEDIRAPPAEMAMAPPPPRPVSQDTFRISTRKHSNLITVPIQDDSSSGAREPPPPAPAPAHHHPEYQGQPVVTHPHHIMPPQQHYAPPPPPPPPISHPLQHPPQAAGTPHMVYSQAPPPPMTSAPPPITPPPGHIIAQMPPYMNHPPPGPPPPQHGGPPVNVSAPPPHHYNPNSLPQFSEDQGTLSPPFTQPGGMSPGIWPAPRGPPPPPRMQGPPAQAPLPGPHHPDQARYRPYYQ; from the exons ATGGCCCACACTG ACAATGATTTGCAAGGAACAAATAGTTCAGGATCATTGGGTGGTCTTGATGTTCGTAGAAGAATCCCTATAAAACTGATCTCAAAGCAGACCAATAAAGCCAAACCCGCACCTCGGGCTCCCAGAAATATGAACAGGATGCCTTCCAAGACCCAAGCTGGTGATGAAG AATTTGATTATAACGAAGAGGAGCGGTACGAATGCAAAGGAGGTGAAATGTTTGGAAATCAGAGGAGGTTCCCTGGACCCATTTTCTGGGACTATAAG ATAAACTTGCTGGGGGAGAAGGACGATACGCCCGTCCACTTCTGCGATAAGTGTGGATTGCCCATCAAAACCTACGGGCGCATG atacCTTGCAAGCATGTTTTCTGCTATGACTGTGCTATACTACATGAGAAAAAGGGAGACAAGATGTGTCCGGG ctgtAACGAACCTGTGCAGCGCATCGAGCAGTGCGTACGAGGGTCTCTCTTCATGTGTAGCATTGTCCAAGGGTGCAAGAGAACTTACCTGTCACAGAGGGACCTACAAGCTCACATCAACCACCGCCATATGAGGGCCGGAAAGCCCGTTACTCGCCCTCCGCTTGAGCCCGTTCACCCTCCGATTGCCCCGCCACCTGCTGAAATTCCTGAGCGCTTCATAATGCCGCCTGAGAAACACCACATGAGCCACATCCCGCCGAAGCAGCACATCATGATGCCCCCGCCTCCTCTGCAGCACGTGCCCCACGAGCATTACAACCAGCCCCACGAAGACATCCGTGCTCCTCCGGCGGAGATGGCCAtggctccgccgccgcctcgcccgGTCAGTCAGGACACCTTCCGCATCTCCACCAGGAAACACAGCAACCTGATAACTGTTCCCATTCAGGATGATTCCAGTTCGGGGGCTCGAGAACCACCTCCGCCGGCCCCGGCACCCGCTCACCATCACCCCGAGTACCAGGGGCAGCCCGTGGTAACGCACCCTCACCACATCATGCCTCCGCAGCAGCATTACGCGCCGCCCCCCCCACCGCCTCCTCCGATAAGCCACCCTTTGCAGCATCCCCCCCAGGCAGCGGGCACTCCTCACATGGTGTACAGCCAAGCTCCTCCGCCGCCAATgacctctgctcctcctcccatCACCCCGCCGCCTGGACATATAATTGCCCAGATGCCACCCTACATGAATCATCCTCCTCCGGGacctccccctcctcagcacGGAGGCCCCCCCGTAAACGTAAgcgcgccccctccccaccactaCAACCCTAACTCTTTGCCACAGTTCAGTGAAGACCAAGGAACTCTTAGCCCCCCCTTCACGCAGCCAGGGGGGATGAGTCCAGGGATTTGGCCAGCTCCACGAGGGCCGCCTCCACCGCCGAGAATGCAAGGGCCTCCTGCTCAGGCCCCTCTTCCTGGACCGCACCACCCTGATCAAGCCAGATACAGACCCTATTACCAATGA